One Aegilops tauschii subsp. strangulata cultivar AL8/78 chromosome 7, Aet v6.0, whole genome shotgun sequence genomic window carries:
- the LOC109787189 gene encoding LOW QUALITY PROTEIN: F-box/kelch-repeat protein SKIP11 (The sequence of the model RefSeq protein was modified relative to this genomic sequence to represent the inferred CDS: inserted 1 base in 1 codon): METHEPSGHRLGDWVHGGQQHVVSWSDIISGIGHSLFIKCLLRLSRSDYGSVACLNRDFNSLVRSGEIYRLRRNNGVAEYWLYFSCNPLQWDAYDPHRGRWIQVPKIPPDEFFMCSYKESLAVGTELLGSDSSGRIXEMYDSETHTWTPLPCMNKARKLCSGTFMDGKFYVIGGVTNNNKVLACGEEYDLERRSWRVIDNMSEGLYGVAGAPPLIAAVNNQLYAADYSDKDVKRYDKLNNRWITLGKLPEQCVSNDSWGIAFRACGDRLIVIGGPRTYTGGTIEIHSWIPDQQTPRWNLVAKRSSKSFVYNLAVMGC; encoded by the exons ATGGAAACCCATGAGCCTTCTGGTCATCGTCTCGGCGACTGGGTTCATGGAGGGCAGCAGCACGTCGTCTCCTGGAGCGATATCATTAGTGGGATAGGCCATAGCCTTTTCATCAAATGCCTCCTACGGCTGTCCAGGTCAGACTATGGCTCCGTGGCATGCTTGAACCGCGACTTCAATTCGCTGGTCCGCAGTGGGGAGATCTATCGCTTGCGTCGCAACAATGGCGTAGCGGAGTACTGGCTCTACTTCTCCTGCAACCCTCTGCAGTGGGATGCTTACGACCCGCACCGTGGGCGCTGGATTCAAGTGCCCAAGATACCACCAGACGAATTCTTCATGTGCTCTTACAAGGAGTCCCTTGCTGTCGGAACCGAGCTGTTG ggcagcgatTCTTCTGGAAGAA CTGAGATGTATGACTCGGAGACACATACTTGGACACCCCTTCCTTGCATGAATAAGGCTAGGAAGTTGTGTTCTGGCACATTCATGGATGGAAAGTTCTACGTGATTGGTGGTGTTACCAACAACAACAAGGTGTTGGCATGTGGTGAGGAATATGACTTGGAGCGGCGGTCTTGGAGGGTCATCGACAACATGTCCGAGGGCCTCTATGGAGTGGCCGGTGCTCCTCCACTTATTGCCGCTGTCAACAATCAGCTTTATGCAGCTGATTACAGTGACAAGGATGTGAAGAGGTATGACAAGCTGAATAATAGGTGGATCACTCTTGGAAAATTGCCTGAACAATGCGTGTCAAACGATTCTTGGGGCATTGCTTTCAGAGCCTGTGGTGACCGGCTGATTGTCATTGGAGGTCCTAGGACTTATACTGGTGGGACGATTGAGATTCATTCATGGATCCCAGATCAGCAAACGCCTCGGTGGAATTTGGTTGCTAAACGGTCATCCAAGAGCTTCGTTTATAACTTGGCCGTGATGGGTTGCTGA